Within the Salinimonas marina genome, the region CGGTAAGAACTACCGGCTGGCACGTCTTCAGGTAAGCAATATCCAAAATATGCTGGCCCAGCAGCGTGATGGTATTCAGTCGCTACAACAACAAAACTTTGAGTTGATTGCCCTGGAACGTGAAGTTGAAAACAACCGCAGAATTTATGAAAACTTTCAGATTAGCCTGATGGAAACCACTGGTCGCAGCCAGTTCAGTTCATCCAATGTGCAGATTATTGATACTGCGACTATTCCAGGCAGCCCCATCAAGCCCAATAAAAAGCTGATCATAGTGATGTCAGCCATTCTGGGTGCTTTTTTGGGGTCATTGTGGCGTTCGCTAAAGACATGCTAAACAACACATTCCGCACCACTGAACAGGCCGAAGAGCAGCTGGGGCTAACCTGTCTTGGCCTGGAACCCTTGCTGCCCAAAAATAAAAATGAAGCGCCGCCTGCCGAAAAATATTTGCGCGATACGCGCTCGGTGTTTGCTGAAAGCATTAATACGATAAGAACCGGACTGGTGTTTTCGAATATCGACAACCCACCACAAACATTGTTGGTAACTTCGGCTAACAGCGAAGAAGGTAAGTCGACCCTGGCCATCAACCTGGCCAGTGCCTACAGCCAGATTGGCAGAACCCTGATACTGGAAGTGGATTTACGCAAGCCGAGTCTGGCGAACTATCTGGGGTTGAAAGAACAGGTGGGGCTGAGCGATTTGCTCACCGGCCATTCCACTATCAGCGAGGTACTGGCCAAGCCTTACGCGCCAAACCTGTTTGCCATTAAGGCCGGGATGGCCGCGCACAATCCGCTTGAAACCATTTCATCAGAAAAGTTTTCGCAATTGCTGACACAGCTTAAGCAGCATTTTGATCACATTCTTTTAGACTGTGCCCCGGTATTGCCGGTGAGTGATGCCGGCGCGCTTGGCTCGAAGGTAGACGGGGTAATTTTTGCAGTACGGGCAGAAAAGACCAGTATCCGTGCTGCCAAAGAAGCCGTCACTCGTTTAAAACGGTTAAATGTGAATGTGGTGGGAAGCGTACTGACTCTGGCTGAGCCACAAAAAATGAGCGCCTATGGCGATCACTACTACGTGGCGGAATACTATGGTAGCAAAACGCCAGAGCCTGCGTAATATTACTGTTTAATTGCGGGCTCTGTTCGGGCCCGCCTATCAATGAAAGATACCTCTATGCCTGCTCTTTCGCTGCCAGTGTGGCGTGTTATATGGTTATTGACCACCACCTGCTTTATTCTGTTGCTTACTCTGAGTCCCTATGATTTTTCATCGCAGGCGCAAACATTTTCCTGGGACTACCGCCCCACCGACGTTCGGGACAATCTATTATTGCTAGCGCCGATAGGGTTGTGTCTGGCATTTGGTTTCGGACCGGTAAAGTGGTGGGGCTGGATTGTGTACCTGGTTTGCGGATTGGGAATAAGCTCAGGTATAGAATATGCCCAGTTGTATTTGCCTACCCGCACCAGCCAGTACTGGGATGTCATTGCCAATACTCTTAGTTTGCCATTAGGCGCGGCTATCGGGGCGGGGTTAAGAGCAGGGGTTCAACAACTGCCGACCAAACTGCGTTTTGTTATGATTGCGCCTGCTATGCTGTTACCCGTGCCTTATTTGCTTAGCTCGCTGGCGGCCATCAACAATATCGCAATAATGTTCAGTCTGGCATTTGTTTATACCAGCACACTCGTAATTAGTTTTGCCCTGCTTGTGCAATATCACACTCTAGCTAAGACCAGTGTGGCTACGGTGATGTATTTTGCCTTATTACTTGCTGGCTGGATAATTCAGGCACCAGAGATCTATTTTGTTACATTGCTTTCCGCCGCCTTATTAATTCCCGTGCTCACCTGGTTAATAAAACGGTCAGCAGTGGCCCGGGTTTTACTGATTCTGGTTCTTCTTATAAGTCTATTTAATTCTTTGTACCTGATTATTATTCAGTTTTACCAGGTTGCTCATTCGCCGATAGTGACTGGCGCCACCACCCTGGCGATCACCCTGATGATAATGGCAGGCATGTATGCTGCATTGGGGTTAACGCAGCTGACCGGCGCTCGTGCCCAATTAACGGTCTGGCTTTATACGCTTACTGCAATCGCAGGCATGATGCTGGTAGTTACCAATTACGCAAGTATCACGCTTATTCTACCGGCCTTAGCCATCAGTCTTCTACACGTGGCGAATACATCATCTTCAAAAAGGCTGCAGTATGGATGAGGTGGGTCAACAACTGGCCGGGCTGCTAGCCAAAGACTCTGGTTCACGCTTAGCTGCGCCACCCGATGAACATTTGCAAACAGCCGCGGTGCAGCACGGCGTGGCCCTATTGCTGCAGCATCAACAAGCCGTGCCTGGTACATCTAAGGACAATCTGTGGGTAACCTATTATCGCGAACAGGTGTTATCAAGCCAGGTGCAATACAAGGCTGTGCTTACCCTATGCTCGCAGCTAAAACAACACGGCATCCGGTTTATCGTATTAAAAGGCTGGGCCCTGTCTGCCACCCTTTACAACAGAATGTATCTGCGCCCCAAAACAGACATAGATCTGCTTATTCACCCCCAGGATAAAGCCCGTAGCCTGGCCTTATTTCAGACGAATGGGTTTCACAACCCTCGTGGCTGGCAGCCCGCCTATATTATTGACCAGATCAGTATGTGCAAGCCGTTACTTGGTGCTATTCGACTTAATGTAGATGTACACTTTGAGCTTACTAATGACAAAGGTTTACAACCGCTATTTGAGGTTGAATCGCTGATTGAAAAAGGGGACTACATTAGCGGGTTAGGTGCTCATATCATTTGCAGACCGATGGCATTTATTCATTGCGTTATACATTTATTGCATCATCAGGCCAGTGGTGACTTTATCAAACTGATTTGGTATTACGATATGCATTTATTAATCAATGCCATGAGCACCACCGAAACAAAACAGTTGTACACCGAAATAGAAAAAATGCAAATAAGCAGACTGGTTGCCAAAGTAACTGCGACCCTGGTGAACTTGTTTCCCAGTCAGGCGGCTGACGCACTATTGGAAGCAGCTCGGCAGCTACCCGCCAGGTCCGAGTTTGATTATCTGCTGGCTGAACCCTCACTCAATGCCGCAACCTTCAGACAACTACGATACACGCGGGGTTGGGCTGCAAAACTAGGGGTGGCGAAAGAGGGATTGTTTCCGCCGAGGGCAGAAATAGAAAAAAAATATGGCCAGTCAGACTGGCCATTAGTGATGCTGTACATCAGAAGAATTATCACCGGGATCAAAAAGCGGCTTTAAGCTAGGGCAGCTTATTTAACACTTCATCCTTATCGTCTTCCAGTAAGGCTAACGGATCCAGTTTCGATTTCTTGGTATCGGTTTTTATAGGCTGGTTTATACCGAGTTTCAAGCGAAGCTCAGTTATAAATCTGCTTAACACTGTATCTTGTTGTAAATGTTTTTCGGCATACAATCGCGCCACTTGATTGTGGCCCGTGCGTTCAACGGCCAGTTCCTCGTTGATGGCGGCGGTTAAGGCATGGCTACTTTCCGGCTCTATCAGGTTATAGATGCCATTAAACTTTTCACACAGCTTACCCAGTTCGGTTTCGGGTTCAGCTGTAATAATCGCATCACCGCCAGCCGCAAGTATGTTGGTTAGCTTTGAAGGTAACACCACATCTGCCGCGCCCCTTTTTTGCACCACCAGATGAATATCCGCTGTAGCCAGCATGGCCGGAACATCTTCCCACTCCTGAAGCGGCAGAAAAAACACATTGGTCAACTGATACTGTTGGGCCAGTGACTTAAGCGTTTCAACATAGGCTCCGGCGCCGACCATGACAAATTTAACATCTGTCTGTTGTGTAAATGTTCTGGCTGACTCCAGAATGATTTCGAGGCCCTGTTTGTGGCCCATATTACCGGCATAGAGAACCAGTTTGTCCTGCTCAGAAAAACCATGATTTTTACGAAATATCTGGCCCGGGGTGTCTGGGGTAACAAAGTCGGTATTGGTCCAGTTTGGGAAAAATAAAAGCTTTTCCTCACCCACACCTTTGTGCCGGGCCAGTTCAAGCATGCTATAGGATATACTCGAGACCATATCAAAGCGCTTCAGGTACCAGCGTTCGACTTTTTTCAAAGAGCGGGTAAAGAAGTTATTGTTAGCCAGGCCTAAGCCTAGCATTGCATCCAGCTCATAATCCTGAATATGCATCACCGCCTTGGTACCGGTCAGCTTGCAAAACAGCAGAGTTAGCGGCGCGCAAAAAAACGTGGGCTGAACTAAAAAAACCACATCGTATTTTTGTTTACATAAAGAAAACAGCCTGACACCAGAACTGATAGCAAAAGAAAAAAGGTGTAATAGGCGCTTGGCGGTAGTGACAGTTTTTGGGATGTACAAAGGGCAACGATGTATTGTTGCTCCGTCTATTTGCTCTGTACGATACCTGGCACTGGAATACCCTTCACCTGCTTGCCATTCAGGGTAATACGGGGGGCACACAGTACCGATACATCCACACCTTTTTGCACCAGAGTTTGCGCCATGTCACCATTGTATTTACCAATGCCGGTCCGTTCCGGGTAATGGTTCAGCGAGTACATTAGAATCTTCATCATCCATCCTTGGCTTTATCGGTTTAGCTGGATAACCTACACAAATCATATTTGCAGGCATATCTTCAAATACTGAGCTTCGTGCCCCTACTACTGCACCTTCATTTACGACCACTCCTGGAGCAACAAATACGTCTGTTGCAATCCAGGCTTTGTCTTTCACAACAATTTTTTCTGCATGTATATCAAACGCTTCAGATTTGTAATCATGAGAGCCTGTACATAGATACGACCTTTGAGATACAACCGCGTTAGAGCCTATTTCTATAGGACCTAAATTGTATAAAACAACATCATCACCAACCCAAGAAAAATCACCTATAGTAAGATTCCAAGGGTAAGTAATTGTAGCAGAGGGTCGAATAATTACATTTTTCCCTATTTTAGCTCCAAATAGACGAAGCAGGAACCGACGCCAGCTATATGCAAATTGCGGGGAAGGTCGAAACAGAAAGGTCTGGACAAACCACCATATCTGAACAAACAAAGCTGTTCGACACCTAAATCCTTCTGGTAATTTAAAATTATCTAGCCTTTGCATTACTCATCTCTATAGATTCAATCAAAATTTGGAACGCATGATCAGCAGCTAATTTTTCAATCGCAAAACGACTTTTAATACGTGCCGGCCATTGATTTTTTTCGTAAGATGAATAAAAATCTCTATAAGTAATTAAAAATTCATCAAAACATCCATAATTTACGACATAACCTGAAAACCTTTTGATTACACTTTGCATAACGCCCTTAGGTGTACCAATTAGTAAGCACCCCTCGCGAGCGGCTTCATAAAGCACTAGTGGCTCAGCTTCGTTTTTATAATTTGAAGGAAAATAAAAGACATCGATTTTTTCGAAAAACGATATCTTATCTTCGCCATAAATAGCACCTTCATATGAAATCCAATCAATAAGAGATATTGAATCTAGAGTAGCCTTTTTTGTTACTTCATCTACAAAGCCACCAGCAAGATAAAGCTCGACCTCGTAGCCAAGTTCTCTCAGCCTCTTAACATGATTGACAACTACATCAACTCCTTTTTCGAGACAAAGGTTCGCTAAATGGCCAAACCTTATTGGACCAATTTTTTTTGCCGAACAAGAAAGTTCCAATTTATCAAAAAAGGCTAAATTGGAAACCACGATAAAATTCTCACTATCAACACCGTACATATCCACGATCTTAGACTTCATCTCATCACCTAGTACGACATGAATTACATCTTCTCCAGCAACCTTGAGAACTAATCTAAAAATATTGCTTTCTCGGTTTAGATATGCAAATGAATGATGATGAAGGTAAACTTTAAATCTAAAGGCTCTTAAAAAAAACATAAATAAAATATCATAAAGCTGCCCTATACCACCGTTTAAAGAACGATAGCAAACTTTACTTTGTTCTAGTGAAGATATTGTATAATATAAAAGCTGTAAAAAAGAGATAATAAAACGAAAAGCTTTGAGGATGGCCCAGAATTTAGAGCCATAAAAACGGGAAAAAAGGGACGGGCTTGTATTAATGCAACGAAAATTGGAAAATTTCTCACAAAAACGCGCTTGAACCTTTTGATTAATACTAGACATACCGTGTAGTGGTTCAGGTAAATCGCACAATAAAATGACCACTAGTGACAATCCTCGTTAATGTTTTTTAATAGTTCTTTTAATTGAATCGCATAGTCAGACCACGTTGGTATATCGTGACAGTCTCGAGAAAATCTACCAGAAATAATTTTTTGCAAAGATGTCTCGAAGCCGTTGGAACTAAGAGGATCGTAAACAACTCCACCGCCGTAACGTGAGATAATATCAGAAGCTCCAGCGAATTTAGAGACTATGACTGGCACTCCCATTTGTATAGATTCCATGGCAACCATACCAAAACCGTCCTCGATAGAAGGTAAAACGGATATATCAGATGACGAAATAAAATCCAAAACAACGCTATGTGAAAGACTACCATGATAAGTAAAATCGACGCCGATTGATGACAGAACATCCATATACTGCTTATCCGCCAGGCCTATAAAGTGAAGATCTAAGTCTAAATTTAACGAAAGTTTCTGTATGGACTTTAGTAAATAATAGTGACCTTTACGAGGGAAAACTTGACCCACAACAACTATTTTAAGCTTACTTCCAGTAGGAATGGCTACTGAACTAGTATTAGAAAAAGATACGCCATAAGGTATTAAAAATATTTTATTTTTATCGAAGCCATGTTTTATATAACTCTCTTTTACACACATGGAGGGTGCTAAAATATAGTCAACATTTTGAATTTCTCGTAACTTGTTGCGATAAACTGTTTCGGACCAGAAAAAATCAATTCCATGAAAAAGCTTATCTTCATTAAGCAATTTAAGCATTTCAGTAGGATGAATATTTACAGCTTCACCAACAACGTGCCCATGCAGAGCCAGGCGCTTTATAAGACTATTGGAATTTCCCTGCATCAATACTAAGTTAACTTTGCACGGAGAAATAAACCTAGTCGATAACGACCATAACATATCGAAAAAAAATATTTTTCTGTAACAATATTTAGCACCGAAGATTTTTATGAAGAATTGAAGAAAGTTTTCTCTCAGAAATAAATTGGTTTCTTTACCAGACCCATCCAAAAAATTAGAATTTATTTTATGGGAGTAGATGAACTTTTTTAAATTATCATCTTCCGAAAAATACTCAATATAATACTTATAATGGAAAATGCCAGGAACGATAATATTAAACATCTTTTCTTTTACACCCCAAAACCGTGAGATAAATAAATGGAACTAAAACGAAGATAATACTTTTCATAAATTGGGGTGTATAACCTCTGGAAATATAATAGTAACCAAATAGCACTGCAACTAAACCAACACCGACATTTCTTATAGCAACATTATCAACACAAGTGAAAAACCTTGTAAAAAAGGAAACTATAAACCCTAAAAATATAGTCATAGGAATAGCGAAATAATAACCACCCATCATTAAATACTCACCAAAAAAAGGGTAAGTTGTAGCTGAATTACGTCCTTGATGACTACGAAGCCCTTCAAGTACTAGATAAATTTGCTTACCAACATCTTTATCGGGATAAATAAATCGCGGAATGAAATCAATAACAACATCAAACAGAGGCTGCGCATAAACGAAATAGCTATTAGCGACTACAAAAGTATTTATAGATATGATGCCAAAAATAATATTTGAATCTGATAAGAAACCGTAAAGTACATCCTCGAAACCGCTGTTACCTAGCTGCGCTATATCTAACCCAGAAAATTTAACCCTTGTTAACGTTATTATTGAAAAGAAGGCAAGTAAGACTGATGAATATAAGCCCAAATAAAAATATCTACCCCCGCCTTTCATAGTGAGGAACTGGTGCACTAATAACGGTAAAAATAGTATTATCAATTTATATCTAAAACCAACAAAAGCACAATAAAATACAAATAAAACCAAACTTATTAGGAAAAGCTTTTTATGATCAAGGATAAGCAAATAAAATAAAGCAACAAGTAAAAGGTCAGACACCTGATAGGAAATAAGGAAGAATGAGCTACGCAAATCTTTATTTACATAGACGTAAGCGCAACACAAAACACCCAAAGCATAAAACTTGAAGTTAAGCTTTTTAACTGGATAAATATTATCGAAACAAACTACATCCTTATGAGACTTAGAGACACAAATTAATACATAACTTGTGTTTAGCAAAGCAATAAAACTAGCAAAAATTAATGAATTAAAAGGTATTTCACTACTCCAATTAATTCCTGCGAAGTATCCATTGTGGACATTAAGCCAATATAATGGGCCTAATACAGCATAATATACCCCACTTAAAGAAGTAATAAAGGGAAAAACTCTATAAATCGGGCTTAACTTTAGAGATAAAAATAAGCTAATTAAGATAATTAACAAACTAGATGAAATCATTTTTTAAAACAGGCTATATAGCTTACATTTTCAGTAGGATTGTAATTCAATCCCTTAACTCTAGTGCCTATTAATTTAGCAGGGTTAGATGCCAAAATGCTATAAGGCGGATAGTTTTTAGTGACCACTGATGAAGCTGCAACGACTGTTCCTTCAGATATTTTCACACCGGGAAGAACCAGGCAATTCGTAGCCAACCACGCATAGTCACAAATTTCAATCTTATCCGATATATTTGGCCAGGCACTGTGGCTAATGTCATGACTTCCTGTAAGTAGATTCACTTTAGAATTAATGACAACCCTATCACCAATTATCACTTTATTATGAAGGGCAATATTAACTTCTTTGTCTATATAGCAGTAATCTCCTACTACAAGATTTTTAGCCTTATTTATAGGCACCTTACAATTAACAATAGAACCGGCACCTATCTTAGCGCCTAGACTACGTAGCCAGAGTACTTTATACTTATAACAAAAGAAATTAGGTATATTGAAAAGTATCTTTCCTATATTCTTAATAATCACGTTGGCTCCTTCGAGGAAAATATCTCCAATTTTGTTCCATTTTTAAAAACACATATATAAATAATAAAAATTTCAAAAACCGCAACCGAACAAACTGCTTTTTGGAGAGGAAGAGAAATAGATGATAAGTAAAAACCTAGAAGTGACGTAGCGTAAATAAGAAATAATTTTATAGCAAAATCGTCGTGTTTATTACTTGCCATTAGTAGCACCCAATCTGTTTGCCATATACCATTTAAAACTGCTATAAACAATAAAGATGTGAATAGCTCTCTATCAAAGTAAAAATCCCTTCCGAGCCAGAGATAAACTGCTAGCTCTGCAAAAATCAGCAGTACTATAGAGCTTATACACAAAAGTAAAAAGGAAATGTTACGGCATTCATGAACTTTAATTTTTAGGTTTTTAACATCAGAATTTCCGTATAACACACTAAACCTCGGCCAATACGCCTTATTAATAACTGCTAGTAGCTGAGTCATGAATCTAGTTAAAGTTCTGTACGCATTAAACAAAATTAAAAGTGCGTCTGAATATATTACCGACACAACATATGTAATGCCTTGTACTGATAGAATATTACTCAATGAAAAGGAACTGAAGAGAATAGATTTTCTATAAAACCTTTTAATAAATATAATATCAAAAGAACTTTTCTTGAAAATAACTTTTCTATTAAACCTACTAGAATATGCCGCTAGAAATATAGTCAGTGCAAGGCGAGTAATAAAAAGTGAAATTGCCATTGGTAAAATTTCTTGCGTAAATATTAATAAAAAAACGCTGACCAACCACTCTATAAGTCTTATTGAGTTTATTAAGAAAAGAAATTCGTGGTAAACATCATTTATTTTAAACTTCAACTCTATGAATGGATTGTAGAGCGAAATCGCACCCCAACAAATCAACGAAACCATCGCTGAATAATTATTTATTTCGCCCACTAGCAGAGTAACTAGCAATAAAGCTGCAGCTATAACTATCAATACAAAACAGGTAAAAAAAATTGCTGTCGTATAAATCGCTCGCTTAACACTTCTTTTATAATTTTTATAATTTATAAAGATATCATTACACATTACATATGAAAACCCAATATCGCTAGCAGCTATGTATGCCGGAAATAGACTTACAACAATCCAATCAGCATAATCCTTCTCACCAAGATAGCTTAGGAGTAAAGGTATTGAAACTACAGGTATAATTGAGTTAATAATTTGCGCGTATAAACCAGCAACTATATTTTTCTTGATCACATTAGTACCTGGAAAAATATTCTGAAATTGCCGCTTCGAAACGTTCTTTCATAATTTCTAGTTGCCCTTCTTCAACTAATACTAGCTCCTTATCATTGCTGAGTATGATAGATTTTATTTTTTTCATATACTCTTCATTGATTGCTACACCTTTCCTTCTCGGCTCCAGAAACTTTTTAAATTTACCCCGCGTAGCTATATATCTTAAACTCGGCACTGCCGGCTTTTCTAAGTTTATTATGGAACTATTATCTATGTTTAATGAACGATAAAAATCCTGCCATTTCTTCATTTCTAAGTTTACATACAAGGATAAAGGTAGAAACGGTTTTCTGTAAGCTGCAGCTACAATTGCACCATGTAAAGATTCTGTTATTACAAACTTTGCAGATTTAATATGAGCTATGTATGTATAAATATCGCTTGCTGGGTCTAAAAACTTAATATCTTCGTCTTCATAACCCTCGAAATCCCATAATTCACAAGTAGTATGATGTAAGGCAACCACTATTTTTTCTTCATTTAGCTCTAATTTATTAAAC harbors:
- a CDS encoding CpsD/CapB family tyrosine-protein kinase gives rise to the protein MAFAKDMLNNTFRTTEQAEEQLGLTCLGLEPLLPKNKNEAPPAEKYLRDTRSVFAESINTIRTGLVFSNIDNPPQTLLVTSANSEEGKSTLAINLASAYSQIGRTLILEVDLRKPSLANYLGLKEQVGLSDLLTGHSTISEVLAKPYAPNLFAIKAGMAAHNPLETISSEKFSQLLTQLKQHFDHILLDCAPVLPVSDAGALGSKVDGVIFAVRAEKTSIRAAKEAVTRLKRLNVNVVGSVLTLAEPQKMSAYGDHYYVAEYYGSKTPEPA
- a CDS encoding VanZ family protein gives rise to the protein MPALSLPVWRVIWLLTTTCFILLLTLSPYDFSSQAQTFSWDYRPTDVRDNLLLLAPIGLCLAFGFGPVKWWGWIVYLVCGLGISSGIEYAQLYLPTRTSQYWDVIANTLSLPLGAAIGAGLRAGVQQLPTKLRFVMIAPAMLLPVPYLLSSLAAINNIAIMFSLAFVYTSTLVISFALLVQYHTLAKTSVATVMYFALLLAGWIIQAPEIYFVTLLSAALLIPVLTWLIKRSAVARVLLILVLLISLFNSLYLIIIQFYQVAHSPIVTGATTLAITLMIMAGMYAALGLTQLTGARAQLTVWLYTLTAIAGMMLVVTNYASITLILPALAISLLHVANTSSSKRLQYG
- a CDS encoding WcaI family glycosyltransferase, coding for MCPPYYPEWQAGEGYSSARYRTEQIDGATIHRCPLYIPKTVTTAKRLLHLFSFAISSGVRLFSLCKQKYDVVFLVQPTFFCAPLTLLFCKLTGTKAVMHIQDYELDAMLGLGLANNNFFTRSLKKVERWYLKRFDMVSSISYSMLELARHKGVGEEKLLFFPNWTNTDFVTPDTPGQIFRKNHGFSEQDKLVLYAGNMGHKQGLEIILESARTFTQQTDVKFVMVGAGAYVETLKSLAQQYQLTNVFFLPLQEWEDVPAMLATADIHLVVQKRGAADVVLPSKLTNILAAGGDAIITAEPETELGKLCEKFNGIYNLIEPESSHALTAAINEELAVERTGHNQVARLYAEKHLQQDTVLSRFITELRLKLGINQPIKTDTKKSKLDPLALLEDDKDEVLNKLP
- a CDS encoding polysaccharide pyruvyl transferase family protein is translated as MKHVYHKDWRGNFGDDLNIPFFKDVLGSHYLNNGKKFYGIGTLLNNVHGKITDSIIFGSGYGYGEALNIDVGSVDIIGVRGPLTAEKLEIAEDKVIGDPALYLPYLEKFNKLELNEEKIVVALHHTTCELWDFEGYEDEDIKFLDPASDIYTYIAHIKSAKFVITESLHGAIVAAAYRKPFLPLSLYVNLEMKKWQDFYRSLNIDNSSIINLEKPAVPSLRYIATRGKFKKFLEPRRKGVAINEEYMKKIKSIILSNDKELVLVEEGQLEIMKERFEAAISEYFSRY
- a CDS encoding glycosyltransferase family 4 protein; its protein translation is MFNIIVPGIFHYKYYIEYFSEDDNLKKFIYSHKINSNFLDGSGKETNLFLRENFLQFFIKIFGAKYCYRKIFFFDMLWSLSTRFISPCKVNLVLMQGNSNSLIKRLALHGHVVGEAVNIHPTEMLKLLNEDKLFHGIDFFWSETVYRNKLREIQNVDYILAPSMCVKESYIKHGFDKNKIFLIPYGVSFSNTSSVAIPTGSKLKIVVVGQVFPRKGHYYLLKSIQKLSLNLDLDLHFIGLADKQYMDVLSSIGVDFTYHGSLSHSVVLDFISSSDISVLPSIEDGFGMVAMESIQMGVPVIVSKFAGASDIISRYGGGVVYDPLSSNGFETSLQKIISGRFSRDCHDIPTWSDYAIQLKELLKNINEDCH
- a CDS encoding lipopolysaccharide biosynthesis protein, which encodes MIKKNIVAGLYAQIINSIIPVVSIPLLLSYLGEKDYADWIVVSLFPAYIAASDIGFSYVMCNDIFINYKNYKRSVKRAIYTTAIFFTCFVLIVIAAALLLVTLLVGEINNYSAMVSLICWGAISLYNPFIELKFKINDVYHEFLFLINSIRLIEWLVSVFLLIFTQEILPMAISLFITRLALTIFLAAYSSRFNRKVIFKKSSFDIIFIKRFYRKSILFSSFSLSNILSVQGITYVVSVIYSDALLILFNAYRTLTRFMTQLLAVINKAYWPRFSVLYGNSDVKNLKIKVHECRNISFLLLCISSIVLLIFAELAVYLWLGRDFYFDRELFTSLLFIAVLNGIWQTDWVLLMASNKHDDFAIKLFLIYATSLLGFYLSSISLPLQKAVCSVAVFEIFIIYICVFKNGTKLEIFSSKEPT
- a CDS encoding putative colanic acid biosynthesis acetyltransferase, whose product is MQRLDNFKLPEGFRCRTALFVQIWWFVQTFLFRPSPQFAYSWRRFLLRLFGAKIGKNVIIRPSATITYPWNLTIGDFSWVGDDVVLYNLGPIEIGSNAVVSQRSYLCTGSHDYKSEAFDIHAEKIVVKDKAWIATDVFVAPGVVVNEGAVVGARSSVFEDMPANMICVGYPAKPIKPRMDDEDSNVLAEPLPGTDRHW
- a CDS encoding acyltransferase, yielding MIIKNIGKILFNIPNFFCYKYKVLWLRSLGAKIGAGSIVNCKVPINKAKNLVVGDYCYIDKEVNIALHNKVIIGDRVVINSKVNLLTGSHDISHSAWPNISDKIEICDYAWLATNCLVLPGVKISEGTVVAASSVVTKNYPPYSILASNPAKLIGTRVKGLNYNPTENVSYIACFKK
- a CDS encoding glycosyltransferase family 4 protein; translation: MVILLCDLPEPLHGMSSINQKVQARFCEKFSNFRCINTSPSLFSRFYGSKFWAILKAFRFIISFLQLLYYTISSLEQSKVCYRSLNGGIGQLYDILFMFFLRAFRFKVYLHHHSFAYLNRESNIFRLVLKVAGEDVIHVVLGDEMKSKIVDMYGVDSENFIVVSNLAFFDKLELSCSAKKIGPIRFGHLANLCLEKGVDVVVNHVKRLRELGYEVELYLAGGFVDEVTKKATLDSISLIDWISYEGAIYGEDKISFFEKIDVFYFPSNYKNEAEPLVLYEAAREGCLLIGTPKGVMQSVIKRFSGYVVNYGCFDEFLITYRDFYSSYEKNQWPARIKSRFAIEKLAADHAFQILIESIEMSNAKAR
- a CDS encoding nucleotidyltransferase family protein; this translates as MDEVGQQLAGLLAKDSGSRLAAPPDEHLQTAAVQHGVALLLQHQQAVPGTSKDNLWVTYYREQVLSSQVQYKAVLTLCSQLKQHGIRFIVLKGWALSATLYNRMYLRPKTDIDLLIHPQDKARSLALFQTNGFHNPRGWQPAYIIDQISMCKPLLGAIRLNVDVHFELTNDKGLQPLFEVESLIEKGDYISGLGAHIICRPMAFIHCVIHLLHHQASGDFIKLIWYYDMHLLINAMSTTETKQLYTEIEKMQISRLVAKVTATLVNLFPSQAADALLEAARQLPARSEFDYLLAEPSLNAATFRQLRYTRGWAAKLGVAKEGLFPPRAEIEKKYGQSDWPLVMLYIRRIITGIKKRL